The Plectropomus leopardus isolate mb unplaced genomic scaffold, YSFRI_Pleo_2.0 unplaced_scaffold5292, whole genome shotgun sequence nucleotide sequence tgattaagactgatgctgtttaaaatattgaactcaataaaagcagaaaatcatattaatctataatcttttttaagttttttgagCGGCATGAGAGTGTGTGGTATTAAAGTGGGCCCGTTAAAGagacaagaacaaaaacagcatcagtcCAGAATTAATACGTTTACTTTTGTGCAGAGAGAAGCATAAAGCACCACACAGttgaaatacttaagtaaagtacaacTATCTTGAACTGTACTTTAGTTCTTGAGTACATGTACTATTTTCTAAAAACCTGACGGTGAATTTTGTGTGAATCAAAGCCCCTGAAAAAGTGATGAATTCCTGCCTGGAATTAAACATTTAAGACTGAATGAGCCTCAAAATGAAAGTTATTAAAGAATTTTCATCTGTGTTTACGTTTTTGACACTGACTCGGTCCTGTGTTTGTAGGACACACGGGGGACAGACCGCAGACATGGACACCACCACGTCCATCAAGATGACCACTCTGGCCATCCAGAACCTGTTCAGCTACGTGGAGGAGGAGAACCTGGCCGCTCTCAAGGCTCACCTGGACCGCTTCAAGGAGGTGGACGGACGCAGCGACGTACGTACAGAGCCACGCCTCCTCgtgttttcatttcagtcaATACAGCTGTGATAATCTGTGATAATCTGTGATAATCTGTAATAATCCTGTAATAACGCGCGGacactgtctgctgctgcacactGCAGGCTCATTCTGACATCAGCAggttttttcatctttattttgtacgtttttttatttattgtttgtgatAAATTTAAGACTAAAGATAACTTAAAAGTCAttttagctgtgtttgtttgtttgtttgtttgtttgttattgacAGAACGGTCAGACCCCTCTGATGCTGGTTTATGTATTATAGATGGACAGTGaaccctgtttgtttgttgtttacctgtttgtttgtttgtttgttgttgacagAACGGTCAGACCCCTCTGATGCTGGCGGCGGAGCAGGGCAGTCTGGAGATCGTCCAGGAGCTCATCAGGAGAGGAGCCAACGTCAACCTGGACGACGTGGTGAGCCAATCAAACGCACACACGCGGCCGCTCCCCGTTCTCAGCTCCTTCACCTCGGATGCTGCGGTTGCTAGGAGACAGGCGGAGGTGACGGCGTGTTTCCATGGTAAcccgtctctctttctctgtgctgTCAGGACTGCTGGTCAGCGCTGATCTCTGCAGCCAAAGAAGGTCATGTGGAGGTGGTGAAGGAGCTGCTGGAGAACAGCGCCTACATCGAGCACAGAGACATGGTGGGACAACGCCGCAGAGGCTCATGGGACATGTAGTCAATATACAGATCATTTAACACACTCACCTAGATGACAAGTGATGAAAAGATGTGTTGTTGAATCGGCTATTTGTcctacaaaaaaagcagaaaatgatgcattatttatttcacgtacagtaaaaatttaatttacagGCCGGGACATTATTGTCCTAAAGCACTGAAGTCTACAGGCTTATATTTGAGACAGATGTCCATAGTTCATGAGCAAGAAAATAGGGAAATGACCCAGATGTCagaaagaaatctgtgaaaaatacaaagaaatttgctaaaaaaaaaaaaaagaaccaagaGGAAGTAAAGACAATAAAACTGAGTACAAAGcccaaattctaataattctgtaaaataattttaaatgtagaatTATAACatagttcactggacatttttctttgttttttttaagaaatcgtTCTCCACATCTACTAATCTCTGTTTTTGGGTCTCTGTTGTTTACCCAATAATCccgtcttctttggtgctcgtGGTTTCGGTAAAATTAACTCTTTTTATTGACTGAATTATGAGAATCTCACAGAGCTCACATTGTGTGTCCGTATTggcaaaagtttaaatatataaacatatttaaccGACGTTATCTCCAGCAGGTCAAAAACACGGTTTGATACGACCAAAGAGCTTGTACAAAAATGAGCTGCATGGTAACCGTGGTAACCAGAGCGAGCTGCAAACAGAGACAGGCGTTTGTTTGTCAGGATGTGGAGCCTCAGCCGGCTGGTTAAAGGGACCGCCTTTAATTTCAAGTTTTCCGGTATTCAAAGAAAAGCAGATGAAGTTTAACATCTGTTGTG carries:
- the LOC121939611 gene encoding kinase D-interacting substrate of 220 kDa B-like; protein product: THGGQTADMDTTTSIKMTTLAIQNLFSYVEEENLAALKAHLDRFKEVDGRSDNGQTPLMLAAEQGSLEIVQELIRRGANVNLDDVVSQSNAHTRPLPVLSSFTSDAAVARRQAEDCWSALISAAKEGHVEVVKELLENSAYIEHRDM